From Rhineura floridana isolate rRhiFlo1 chromosome 5, rRhiFlo1.hap2, whole genome shotgun sequence, a single genomic window includes:
- the PNPLA4 gene encoding LOW QUALITY PROTEIN: patatin-like phospholipase domain-containing protein 4 (The sequence of the model RefSeq protein was modified relative to this genomic sequence to represent the inferred CDS: inserted 2 bases in 2 codons; substituted 3 bases at 3 genomic stop codons) gives MKHLNLSFAACGFLGIYHLGAASALYTHGKKLLKVVKAFAGASSGSLIATVXLMVPENIEECNQITYEFAEDTRKLXFGALTPGYDLMTKLKGCIDLILPTNAHEKAGNRLFVSVTSAKNGKNHLLSNFASREDLLILLLLNAFKPKNYAGINAVNYKGQKWIDGGLTNGXPFLPVGXTVTVSPFYGRLDICPQDKGCMYVYAKVAKQDLMVTYASEVTLHKALFPSSREKMEXLYQDGCNDAIHFLLKENWFE, from the exons ATGAAGCATCTCAACTTGTCCTTTGCAGCCTGTGGGTTTCTGGGGATATACCACTTGGGGGCAGCATCTGCTCTTTACACACATGGTAAGAAGTTATTGAAGGTTGTGAAGGCCTTTGCAGGAGCGTCTTCAGGATCTTTGATTGCCACTG CTTTGATGGTGCCAGAAAATATAGAG GAGTGTAACCAAATTACCTATGAATTTGCAGAAGATACTAGAAAACTATAATTTGGAGCATTAACACCAG GCTATGATCTCATGACAAAACTTAA GGGCTGCATTGATTTAATTCTCCCTACTAATGCTCATGAGAAAGCAGGAAATCGCCTCTTTGTATCAGTCACTAGTGCTAAAAATGGAAAAAATCATTTGCTTTCAAACTTTGCCTCCAGGGAGGATCTT ctcatcctgttgttgttaaatgccttcaa accaaaaaATTATGCAGGAATCAATGCAGTAAATTATAAAGGAC AGAAATGGATTGATGGTGGCTTAACCAATG CTCCTTTCCTGCCTGTGGGCTGAACTGTGACTGTTTCTCCTTTTTATGGTCGGCTAGACATCTGCCCACAAGACAAAGGATGCATGTATGTCTATGCTAAAGTTGCAAAGCAAGACTTAATGGTAACTTATGCAAGTGAAGTGAC ACTTCATAAGGCTCTGTTTCCATCAAGCCGAGAGAAAATGGAATAACTATACCAAGATGGATGTAATGATGCCATACATTTTTTACTGAAGGAAAATTGGTTTGAATAG